In Kiloniellales bacterium, one DNA window encodes the following:
- a CDS encoding PQQ-dependent sugar dehydrogenase encodes MNVPTIKSSAVMTGLDNPWDMAFLPDGTMFFTEKCKGLSVRTKDGKVNALYGMKGTSGYADSGSDLFCDGQAGMLGVVTDINFAKNRTLYLYSSSTKYHGSGCKTNFEKCDGNIVMRFTVGDDLMSVSGRADIVTDIQYKPFESNQPFGGPGAHNGGRLRIGPGGFLWVTGGDRHRGICPQDGNLLCGKVLRIDGDGNAHPGNNPPEGFDKRIYTYGHRNVQGIDFRPSDGRAFTAEHGPWHNDEITALVNGGNAGWDPAEKRGGRGACPDQYCGYEPNQMDGMDPAVRAAYTPMSDTRFADLMPAAWNNNGFSQGTGSAAFLKGDNWGVYEGHLAVGIMGIAFGGTPAGSRIDMISLTPDGLGINGIVRMPLGFQKRFRGLVMGPDDALYASTDEGEIYRITAE; translated from the coding sequence ATGAACGTGCCGACGATCAAGTCATCGGCGGTGATGACCGGGCTCGATAATCCATGGGATATGGCCTTCTTGCCCGACGGCACGATGTTCTTCACGGAGAAATGCAAAGGCCTTTCAGTAAGGACGAAAGACGGAAAGGTGAATGCCCTCTATGGAATGAAGGGCACCAGTGGGTACGCCGATTCTGGTAGCGACCTCTTCTGTGACGGCCAAGCCGGTATGCTGGGCGTCGTCACAGATATCAATTTCGCAAAGAATCGCACCCTCTACCTCTATTCCTCTTCCACGAAGTATCATGGCTCCGGTTGCAAAACCAACTTCGAGAAGTGCGACGGAAACATTGTCATGCGCTTCACGGTCGGTGATGACCTCATGAGCGTTTCCGGCCGTGCGGATATCGTCACCGATATTCAGTACAAGCCATTCGAGTCGAACCAGCCCTTCGGTGGACCTGGCGCGCACAACGGCGGCAGGCTGCGCATTGGACCGGGAGGATTCCTCTGGGTCACCGGTGGCGATCGTCACAGAGGGATCTGTCCTCAGGACGGTAATCTGCTTTGCGGCAAAGTCCTGCGGATCGACGGGGACGGTAACGCCCACCCCGGCAACAACCCTCCCGAGGGCTTTGACAAGCGCATCTACACCTACGGGCATAGAAACGTACAGGGTATCGACTTCCGGCCCAGTGATGGCCGAGCCTTTACCGCGGAGCATGGGCCCTGGCACAACGACGAGATCACGGCCTTGGTCAATGGTGGCAATGCGGGTTGGGACCCGGCAGAGAAAAGAGGCGGCCGAGGCGCCTGTCCGGACCAGTACTGCGGTTACGAGCCGAATCAAATGGATGGGATGGATCCCGCGGTGCGCGCTGCCTACACCCCTATGAGCGATACGCGCTTCGCTGACCTGATGCCGGCCGCCTGGAACAACAATGGTTTCTCGCAGGGCACCGGATCCGCTGCATTCCTCAAAGGCGACAACTGGGGTGTCTACGAAGGTCATTTGGCGGTTGGCATCATGGGCATCGCTTTCGGTGGCACGCCGGCTGGATCCCGTATTGACATGATCTCTCTCACTCCCGACGGATTGGGGATCAATGGTATTGTGCGTATGCCGCTTGGTTTCCAGAAGAGGTTCCGTGGCCTGGTGATGGGCCCGGATGACGCGCTTTATGCTTCTACGGATGAAGGTGAGATCTATAGAATCACGGCTGAATAA
- a CDS encoding DsrE family protein, producing the protein MQIIKTVLAITLAAVLFTSAQGAFADDEPRHFFYNITTDDSWAAGMALTQASAAAERGHRVTVFLNVRGVHLAEQVTGQGSFGVTAKSPREILASLIKKGHTVLVCGGCMVAGGVAKQNLIEGATISGPEPTFRALTAPDTIVMSY; encoded by the coding sequence ATGCAAATCATCAAGACCGTGCTGGCGATCACGCTGGCCGCCGTGCTGTTCACCTCGGCGCAAGGCGCATTCGCCGACGACGAGCCGCGCCACTTCTTCTACAACATCACCACGGACGACAGCTGGGCGGCGGGGATGGCGCTCACCCAAGCCAGCGCGGCCGCCGAACGCGGTCACCGCGTCACGGTCTTCCTCAACGTCCGCGGCGTCCACCTGGCCGAGCAGGTGACGGGCCAGGGCAGTTTCGGCGTCACCGCCAAGTCCCCCCGTGAAATTCTCGCCTCGCTGATCAAGAAAGGCCACACGGTCCTGGTGTGCGGCGGCTGCATGGTTGCCGGCGGCGTGGCCAAGCAGAACCTGATCGAGGGCGCGACGATCTCGGGACCGGAGCCAACCTTTCGCGCGCTCACCGCACCCGATACCATCGTGATGAGTTACTGA